GTCGGTTTCGCCATTGCCATTGACGTCATGGCGGATCGCGACGGCGTAATTGCCGCTGGCCGGCACAGGCAGGCAAACGGTCATGCGTCCGCGCCTTGCAGGCAGTTCGATCCGGTTAAGCCAGCGCCCGCTTTCGAGCCAGTCGGCGCTTGTGCCGTTATAGACCTGCGCGCGGATCCTGCCGGTGGAGCTTTTCACCCCGTTGATCGTCACGCGGATCGCAGGGCCTGCGCCCGGCGCACAGGCGCGCATATTGTTGGAGATGATATTGCGATAATCGCTGCCGCTTGACGCTTGCGCGGCGGCAGGCGCACTCACGCCCGATGCGCCAAGAGCCATCAGCGCCGCAGCGCTCAGCCCGCCAGCCATCATCCTGATCCGCAAATTCGAAACCATCTTACCCTGCCTAACATATCGATTGGAGCGGCGCGCCCATTTTTCTTCTGACGCTTCTTTCAAAGCACTATTTTGCCGCAAGAATATGACTGGCAACTGCCCGATTGGTGCTGAATTACGGCTGAACTGGCGAGTCAGAGAGCAGGGGTAAATGTGTAAACCACCCTCCACAGGGTGAAAATGATTGTAACGCATATGAAAAAGGGCGGGGAAAAGCCTCGCAAGCGCGCTTGCTGCGCGAATCACGCCTACCCTAAGGCAAAGTGCAGTCGAAAAGGCTCGCCGATTAACCATGCCACCGCTGATTTCCCCATCCATCCTGTCAGCCGACTTTGCGCGGCTAGGCGAAGAAGTGCGCGCCGTCGATGAGGCGGGGGCGGACTGGATTCACATCGATGTGATGGACGGGCATTTCGTGCCGAACATCACGATCGGCCCCGATGTCGTAAAGGCGCTGAGGCCGCATACGGACAAGGTCTTTGACGTCCACCTGATGATTTCGCCGGTCGATCCCTATCTGGAGGC
This genomic window from uncultured Erythrobacter sp. contains:
- a CDS encoding DUF2141 domain-containing protein produces the protein MVSNLRIRMMAGGLSAAALMALGASGVSAPAAAQASSGSDYRNIISNNMRACAPGAGPAIRVTINGVKSSTGRIRAQVYNGTSADWLESGRWLNRIELPARRGRMTVCLPVPASGNYAVAIRHDVNGNGETDIRTDGGGMSNNPSINIFNLGKPGVDQTRFSVGGGVRSIAVTMKYFS